Proteins encoded within one genomic window of Anopheles gambiae chromosome 3, idAnoGambNW_F1_1, whole genome shotgun sequence:
- the LOC1280052 gene encoding annulin isoform X1, whose amino-acid sequence MGSKVSTFWRRANCCQCSSCMNRGVSEDRGSSRYNPLAKHPLVSWGMADKTDSPSADVLTVKSVDLCTEENGKDHHTKRYELMSRDEYSGKIPKLVVRRGQPFRLRLVCDRPYDRARDALSLIFTVADEDQPTHGHGTLVGIPVNQFPEQLGEPEEWGAAIEAINGDLLQLLVKPAATAPVGQWKLDIDTKLLSEAFGKSYSLPQAFYVLFNPWCPDDLVYMEEKAHRHEYVMSDTTLIYRGSYNRLRPSVWKFGQFEKHVLDCSLLLIAKIGKVSATHRGDPVRVCRAISAAVNSPDDDGALMGNWSGDFSGGTPPTKWVGSVEILQQFYKRQKPVKFAQCWVFAGVVSTICRAIGIPSRVVTNYSSAHDTQASLTVDYFVDKSGKIMEEMNADSIWNYHVWNEVWMQRPDLGISSDGDYGGWQAIDATPQESSDGMFRCGPASVLAVKLGEVLKPYDNNFLFAEVNADKVFWRYTGPHHPLKLLRKDVLGIGLFISTKAVGRWEREDITSSYKFAEKSEEERATMLKALKQANSYFSRYYLNEEFNEVYFNFELRDDIKIGEPFSVILTVKNRSSENRHVVEGSLHVDTVLYTGKDRESVKVDKFSVTLEPGTEESIRMIVEFHEYYRKLRDQAAFNISCMATVLDTEFEFYAQDDFRVRKPDIKISLLGKPVSQAPVDVQFTLENPLPIPLHKGLFHLEGSGIGKPLLFKHAEIAPGEKVTNTFTMTPPYSGRLTLAAKFTSKELDDVDGFLAFLAHPRPEDIITEVEDNAIVARTDVID is encoded by the exons ATTCACCCTCCGCTGATGTGCTGACGGTAAAGTCGGTCGATCTTTGCACGGAGGAAAACGGTAAAGATCATCACACCAAGCGATATGAGCTGATGAGCCGGGATGAGTATAGTGGGAAGATACCGAAGCTGGTTGTACGTCGTGGACAACCGTTCCGTTTGCGGTTGGTATGCGATCGTCCGTACGATCGGGCTCGCGATGCGTTGAGCCTTATATTCACCGTAGCTGATGAGGATCAGCCAACGCACGGTCACGGGACGTTGGTGGGCATTCCGGTTAATCAGTTCCCGGAGCAGCTTGGCGAACCGGAGGAGTGGGGTGCCGCGATCGAAGCGATCAATGGTGATCTGCTCCAATTGTTGGTGAAGCCGGCAGCGACGGCTCCGGTCGGTCAGTGGAAGCTGGACATTGATACGAAGCTGCTGAGTGAAGCGTTCGGTAAGAGTTATTCGCTTCCGCAGGCGTTCTACGTCCTGTTCAATCCATGGTGTCCGGATGATCTCGTGTACATGGAAG AGAAAGCACACCGTCACGAGTATGTGATGAGTGACACGACACTCATCTACCGTGGATCTTACAATCGACTACGCCCCTCGGTGTGGAAGTTCGGACAGTTTGAAAAGCACGTCCTGGATTGTTCTCTACTGCTGATTGCAAAGATCGGCAAGGTTAGTGCAACGCACCGGGGTGATCCGGTCAGGGTGTGTCGTGCCATCTCGGCCGCAGTCAACTCACCGGACGACGATGGTGCACTGATGGGCAACTGGAGTGGAGACTTCTCGGGTGGAACTCCACCGACCAAGTGGGTTGGATCGGTGGAGATACTGCAGCAGTTCTACAAGCGGCAAAAGCCGGTCAAGTTTGCCCAGTGCTGGGTGTTTGCGGGTGTTGTGTCTACAA ttTGTCGTGCCATCGGTATACCGTCCCGTGTCGTAACGAACTACTCCTCAGCGCACGACACGCAAGCCTCCCTCACGGTGGACTACTTCGTGGACAAGAGTGGCAAAATTATGGAGGAGATGAACGCCGACTCCATCTGGAACTATCACGTGTGGAATGAGGTGTGGATGCAGCGGCCCGATCTGGGCATCAGTTCCGACGGTGACTATGGTGGCTGGCAAGCGATCGATGCAACGCCCCAGGAAAGCTCGGACGGAATGTTCCGCTGTGGTCCCGCGTCCGTGTTGGCGGTGAAGCTAGGTGAAGTGCTCAAACCGTACGATAATAACTTCCTCTTTGCGGAGGTTAATGCGGACAAGGTGTTTTGGCGCTACACCGGGCCACACCATCCGCTGAAGTTGCTGCGCAAGGATGTGCTTGGAATTGGGCTGTTTATCAGTACGAAGGCAGTCGGACGGTGGGAGCGGGAGGACATTACGTCAAGCTACAAGTTTGCAGAAAAGTCGGAAGAAGAACGGGCCACAATGCTGAAGGCGCTGAAGCAAGCTAACAGCTACTTTAGCCGCTACTATCTGAACGAGGAGTTCAATGAGGTTTACTTTAACTTTGAGCTGCGGGATGATATTAAGATCGGTGAACCGTTCAGTGTG ATATTGACGGTCAAAAATCGATCATCGGAAAACCGGCACGTGGTAGAGGGATCGCTTCACGTCGATACCGTACTGTACACGGGCAAAGATCGGGAAAGCGTAAAGGTGGACAAATTCTCCGTCACACTAGAACCTGGCACGGAAGAGTCCATCCGTATGATCGTTGAGTTCCACGAGTACTATCGCAAGCTGCGCGATCAGGCAGCATTCAACATCTCCTGTATGGCGACCGTACTCGATACGGAGTTTGAGTTCTACGCGCAGGATGATTTCCGTGTGCGCAAGCCGGATATAAAGATATCGCTGCTTGGTAAGCCAGTATCGCAGGCACCTGTTGATGTGCAGTTTACGCTTGAAAATCCGCTCCCGATACCGCTGCACAAGGGACTGTTCCATCTGGAAGGTTCGGGTATTGGCAAGCCGCTTCTTTTTAAG CACGCTGAAATTGCACCCGGAGAGAAGGTCACCAACACGTTCACTATGACACCACCGTACTCGGGACGGTTGACACTCGCTGCCAAGTTTACCTCGAAAGAGCTGGACGATGTGGACGGCTTCTTGGCGTTCCTCGCCCATCCACGACCGGAGGATATCATCACGGAGGTGGAAGATAACGCAATCGTTGCCCGGACGGACGTGATCGATTAG
- the LOC133394094 gene encoding lipase member H-B-like, with product MAGRRNFSCSKMSWNVLVAVVLTALSFLPSCRPVPVSVKKGRSSFTIGNCVWVVDRPCPDSDIRFYLFTRSNPDDRQYIHIDETWEQSNLSSSYFNPSHPVKVIIHGYNADMFLTPLINMKGEYLSRANYNLFYVDWSDLAHGPCYPSAVHNTRHVGKCIGQLVQRIIDAGTDNIHLVGFSLGAQVTNYVSTTVRPFRLKRITGLDPAMPLFITAAPDDKLDPTDAEFVDVIHTNALVQGKIERCGHVDFYVNGGILQPGCWGSGQNPMACSHHRAPDYYAESIRSLTGFWGWSCQSYVYYLLGFCPQNNAQVIAGEDCPTGTEGMFMITTNPASPFAIGRWAGFSIPQKKDAILNKHGLNRDPFISDIDQWGKLDSSFNNVDHFPTPYSQDPNHQGSQGGEDDEWPYFNHVGTSDLTKEHIRKILEQDKSRYSGDALPAVKSTLATTILPAVAPPSDNDIDDAFYLQDLRRRLQQKEASVMQRYTMPMFNAH from the exons CTTTATCATTTCTGCCCTCTTGCCGACCTGTTCCTGTTTCGGTGAAAAAAGGCCGCAGCAGCTTCACCATCGGTAACTGTGTCTGGGTCGTCGATCGGCCCTGCCCGGATAGTGATATTCGGTTTTATCTCTTCACCCGCTCGAATCCGGACGATCGACAGTACATCCACATTGACGAGACCTGGGAACAGTCCAATCTGAGCTCGTCGTACTTCAATCCCTCCCATCCGGTGAAGGTCATCATCCATGGGTACAATGCGGACATGTTCCTAACTCCTTTGATAAACATGAAAGGAG AGTACTTGTCCCGTGCGAACTACAACCTATTCTACGTCGATTGGAGTGATCTTGCGCACGGTCCATGCTACCCGTCCGCCGTCCACAATACACGCCACGTGGGCAAGTGCATCGGGCAGCTGGTGCAGCGTATTATCGATGCCGGCACGGACAACATACATCTGGTTGGGTTTTCTCTGGGTGCACAGGTGACCAACTACGTGTCGACAACGGTGCGACCGTTCCGGCTGAAGCGTATTACGGGGTTGGATCCAGCGATGCCCCTGTTCATTACGGCCGCACCGGACGATAAGCTAGATCCTACCGATGCCGAGTTTGTCGATGTGATCCACACGAACGCTTTGGTGCAGGGGAAGATCGAACGGTGTGGACATGTGGATTTTTACGTTAATGGAGGAATACTGCAACCTGGTTGTTGGGGCTCCGGACAAA ACCCAATGGCATGCAGTCATCATCGCGCACCAGATTATTATGCCGAATCGATCCGCAGCCTTACCGGCTTTTGGGGCTGGAGCTGCCAAAGCTACGTGTACTATCTGCTTGGCTTTTGCCCACAGAATAATGCGCAAGTCATCGCCGGGGAAGATTGTCCCACCGGTACCGAGGGCATGTTTATGATAACGACCAACCCTGCTTCTCCGTTTGCAATCGGTCGGTGGGCTGGTTTTAGCATTCCCCAGAAGAAAGATGCCATTCTGAACAAGCACGGGCTGAATCGGGACCCATTCATCAGCGATATCGATCAGTGGGGCAAGCTCGATAGTTCCTTCAACAATGTGGACCACTTTCCTACCCCTTACTCACAGGATCCAAACCACCAGGGCTCGCAGGGCGGAGAGGATGATGAGTGGCCATACTTTAACCATGTCGGAACAAGCGACCTGACCAAGGAACACATCAGGAAAATTCTAGAGCAAGACAAATCACGCTACAGTGGTGACGCGTTGCCAGCGGTAAAGAGCACCCTGGCCACGACGATCCTTCCAGCGGTGGCGCCCCCTAGCGACAACGACATTGACGATGCGTTCTACTTGCAAGATTTACGGCGCCGATTGCAGCAGAAGGAAGCGAGCGTTATGCAACGCTACACGATGCCAATGTTTAATGCACATTAG
- the LOC133394095 gene encoding lipase member H-like isoform X2, with amino-acid sequence MVIWSSVTIVAVLLLAGVNCDIQQLKAVDPNYGVTWMFMPDDQGTPIIVDLTEPNDTSTDQRRNSRIHEDVTFYYYRQSTINSPSSFRFINDPAAPLALNKSYDPTLPTKFVIHGWKNSIVSPVSQNIKNSYLRREDMNVIVVDWGPLASDTLYFRAASSTRDVGRHVGGLIDRMVAERGTNLNDLHIIGHSLGAHTSGFAGQSIRSGKAARVTGLDPALPGFTDQQPDKLLDPSDAQFVDVMHTCAGMLGHDRNLGHVDFWPNGGRVNQPGCGGIDDFVGACSHGRSYEFYAESVTRPAAFKAYPCRNAEEYREAKCRSNSIPMGDATPNTARGNHFLETNAKPEYGKGF; translated from the exons ATGGTGATCTGGAGCAGCGTGACGATCGTTGCAGTACTTCTGCTCGCAGGAG TGAACTGTGACATACAGCAGCTGAAAGCGGTCGATCCGAACTATGGCGTGACTTGGATGTTTATGCCAGACGATCAGGGCACACCGATTATTGTCGACTTGACGGAACCGAACGATACCAGCACGGACCAGCGAAGAAACAGTAGGATTCATGAGGATGTTACCTTTTACTACTATCGACA ATCCACAATCAACTCCCCGAGCTCGTTTCGCTTCATCAATGATCCAGCGGCACCGTTGGCCCTGAACAAATCCTACGATCCAACGTTGCCCACAAAGTTTGTCATACACGGCTGGAAGAACTCGATCGTTAGCCCCGTGTCGCAGAACATCAAGAACAGCTATCTTCGGCGAGAGGATATGAATGTGATCG TGGTCGACTGGGGACCGCTAGCATCGGACACCCTGTACTTCCGGGCGGCATCATCAACGCGGGACGTCGGACGACACGTCGGTGGACTGATCGATCGTATGGTGGCGGAGCGTGGTACAAACCTGAACGATCTACACATCATTGGCCACAGTCTCGGTGCTCACACGTCCGGGTTTGCGGGTCAATCGATCCGTAGCGGCAAGGCTGCACGTGTTACCGGGCTAGATCCGGCACTGCCCGGCTTCACCGACCAACAGCCCGACAAGCTGCTCGACCCGAGCGACGCTCAGTTTGTGGACGTGATGCACACGTGTGCGGGCATGCTTGGGCACGATCGAAACCTGGGCCATGTGGACTTTTGGCCCAATGGTGGCCGTGTCAATCAGCCCGGTTGCGGCGGGATCGACGATTTTGTGGGAGCCTGCAGTCACGGACGTTCGTACGAGTTCTATGCCGAGTCGGTTACCCGTCCAGCCGCCTTCAAAGCCTATCCCTGTCGCAATGCGGAGGAGTACCGTGAGGCAAAGTGCCGGTCCAATTCGATTCCGATGGGTGATGCTACGCCTAACACGGCCCGGGGCAACCATTTCCTGGAAACGAACGCCAAACCAGAGTACGGCAAAGGGTTCTAG
- the LOC133394095 gene encoding lipase member H-like isoform X1, translated as MFDYLIQLMCQYVFLRELFELNCDIQQLKAVDPNYGVTWMFMPDDQGTPIIVDLTEPNDTSTDQRRNSRIHEDVTFYYYRQSTINSPSSFRFINDPAAPLALNKSYDPTLPTKFVIHGWKNSIVSPVSQNIKNSYLRREDMNVIVVDWGPLASDTLYFRAASSTRDVGRHVGGLIDRMVAERGTNLNDLHIIGHSLGAHTSGFAGQSIRSGKAARVTGLDPALPGFTDQQPDKLLDPSDAQFVDVMHTCAGMLGHDRNLGHVDFWPNGGRVNQPGCGGIDDFVGACSHGRSYEFYAESVTRPAAFKAYPCRNAEEYREAKCRSNSIPMGDATPNTARGNHFLETNAKPEYGKGF; from the exons ATGTTCGACTACCTTATCCAGCTAATGTGCCAATATGTATTCCTTCGGGAACTGTTTGAAT TGAACTGTGACATACAGCAGCTGAAAGCGGTCGATCCGAACTATGGCGTGACTTGGATGTTTATGCCAGACGATCAGGGCACACCGATTATTGTCGACTTGACGGAACCGAACGATACCAGCACGGACCAGCGAAGAAACAGTAGGATTCATGAGGATGTTACCTTTTACTACTATCGACA ATCCACAATCAACTCCCCGAGCTCGTTTCGCTTCATCAATGATCCAGCGGCACCGTTGGCCCTGAACAAATCCTACGATCCAACGTTGCCCACAAAGTTTGTCATACACGGCTGGAAGAACTCGATCGTTAGCCCCGTGTCGCAGAACATCAAGAACAGCTATCTTCGGCGAGAGGATATGAATGTGATCG TGGTCGACTGGGGACCGCTAGCATCGGACACCCTGTACTTCCGGGCGGCATCATCAACGCGGGACGTCGGACGACACGTCGGTGGACTGATCGATCGTATGGTGGCGGAGCGTGGTACAAACCTGAACGATCTACACATCATTGGCCACAGTCTCGGTGCTCACACGTCCGGGTTTGCGGGTCAATCGATCCGTAGCGGCAAGGCTGCACGTGTTACCGGGCTAGATCCGGCACTGCCCGGCTTCACCGACCAACAGCCCGACAAGCTGCTCGACCCGAGCGACGCTCAGTTTGTGGACGTGATGCACACGTGTGCGGGCATGCTTGGGCACGATCGAAACCTGGGCCATGTGGACTTTTGGCCCAATGGTGGCCGTGTCAATCAGCCCGGTTGCGGCGGGATCGACGATTTTGTGGGAGCCTGCAGTCACGGACGTTCGTACGAGTTCTATGCCGAGTCGGTTACCCGTCCAGCCGCCTTCAAAGCCTATCCCTGTCGCAATGCGGAGGAGTACCGTGAGGCAAAGTGCCGGTCCAATTCGATTCCGATGGGTGATGCTACGCCTAACACGGCCCGGGGCAACCATTTCCTGGAAACGAACGCCAAACCAGAGTACGGCAAAGGGTTCTAG
- the LOC1280052 gene encoding annulin isoform X2, giving the protein MSYLYDYVEKYLPTSWRRKRIRRPIIWSSPEYSPSADVLTVKSVDLCTEENGKDHHTKRYELMSRDEYSGKIPKLVVRRGQPFRLRLVCDRPYDRARDALSLIFTVADEDQPTHGHGTLVGIPVNQFPEQLGEPEEWGAAIEAINGDLLQLLVKPAATAPVGQWKLDIDTKLLSEAFGKSYSLPQAFYVLFNPWCPDDLVYMEEKAHRHEYVMSDTTLIYRGSYNRLRPSVWKFGQFEKHVLDCSLLLIAKIGKVSATHRGDPVRVCRAISAAVNSPDDDGALMGNWSGDFSGGTPPTKWVGSVEILQQFYKRQKPVKFAQCWVFAGVVSTICRAIGIPSRVVTNYSSAHDTQASLTVDYFVDKSGKIMEEMNADSIWNYHVWNEVWMQRPDLGISSDGDYGGWQAIDATPQESSDGMFRCGPASVLAVKLGEVLKPYDNNFLFAEVNADKVFWRYTGPHHPLKLLRKDVLGIGLFISTKAVGRWEREDITSSYKFAEKSEEERATMLKALKQANSYFSRYYLNEEFNEVYFNFELRDDIKIGEPFSVILTVKNRSSENRHVVEGSLHVDTVLYTGKDRESVKVDKFSVTLEPGTEESIRMIVEFHEYYRKLRDQAAFNISCMATVLDTEFEFYAQDDFRVRKPDIKISLLGKPVSQAPVDVQFTLENPLPIPLHKGLFHLEGSGIGKPLLFKHAEIAPGEKVTNTFTMTPPYSGRLTLAAKFTSKELDDVDGFLAFLAHPRPEDIITEVEDNAIVARTDVID; this is encoded by the exons ATGAGCTATTTATACGATTATGTGGAAAAGTACTTGCCAACGTCGTGGCGAAGAAAACGCATCCGTCGTCCTATTATATGGTCCTCTCCAGAGT ATTCACCCTCCGCTGATGTGCTGACGGTAAAGTCGGTCGATCTTTGCACGGAGGAAAACGGTAAAGATCATCACACCAAGCGATATGAGCTGATGAGCCGGGATGAGTATAGTGGGAAGATACCGAAGCTGGTTGTACGTCGTGGACAACCGTTCCGTTTGCGGTTGGTATGCGATCGTCCGTACGATCGGGCTCGCGATGCGTTGAGCCTTATATTCACCGTAGCTGATGAGGATCAGCCAACGCACGGTCACGGGACGTTGGTGGGCATTCCGGTTAATCAGTTCCCGGAGCAGCTTGGCGAACCGGAGGAGTGGGGTGCCGCGATCGAAGCGATCAATGGTGATCTGCTCCAATTGTTGGTGAAGCCGGCAGCGACGGCTCCGGTCGGTCAGTGGAAGCTGGACATTGATACGAAGCTGCTGAGTGAAGCGTTCGGTAAGAGTTATTCGCTTCCGCAGGCGTTCTACGTCCTGTTCAATCCATGGTGTCCGGATGATCTCGTGTACATGGAAG AGAAAGCACACCGTCACGAGTATGTGATGAGTGACACGACACTCATCTACCGTGGATCTTACAATCGACTACGCCCCTCGGTGTGGAAGTTCGGACAGTTTGAAAAGCACGTCCTGGATTGTTCTCTACTGCTGATTGCAAAGATCGGCAAGGTTAGTGCAACGCACCGGGGTGATCCGGTCAGGGTGTGTCGTGCCATCTCGGCCGCAGTCAACTCACCGGACGACGATGGTGCACTGATGGGCAACTGGAGTGGAGACTTCTCGGGTGGAACTCCACCGACCAAGTGGGTTGGATCGGTGGAGATACTGCAGCAGTTCTACAAGCGGCAAAAGCCGGTCAAGTTTGCCCAGTGCTGGGTGTTTGCGGGTGTTGTGTCTACAA ttTGTCGTGCCATCGGTATACCGTCCCGTGTCGTAACGAACTACTCCTCAGCGCACGACACGCAAGCCTCCCTCACGGTGGACTACTTCGTGGACAAGAGTGGCAAAATTATGGAGGAGATGAACGCCGACTCCATCTGGAACTATCACGTGTGGAATGAGGTGTGGATGCAGCGGCCCGATCTGGGCATCAGTTCCGACGGTGACTATGGTGGCTGGCAAGCGATCGATGCAACGCCCCAGGAAAGCTCGGACGGAATGTTCCGCTGTGGTCCCGCGTCCGTGTTGGCGGTGAAGCTAGGTGAAGTGCTCAAACCGTACGATAATAACTTCCTCTTTGCGGAGGTTAATGCGGACAAGGTGTTTTGGCGCTACACCGGGCCACACCATCCGCTGAAGTTGCTGCGCAAGGATGTGCTTGGAATTGGGCTGTTTATCAGTACGAAGGCAGTCGGACGGTGGGAGCGGGAGGACATTACGTCAAGCTACAAGTTTGCAGAAAAGTCGGAAGAAGAACGGGCCACAATGCTGAAGGCGCTGAAGCAAGCTAACAGCTACTTTAGCCGCTACTATCTGAACGAGGAGTTCAATGAGGTTTACTTTAACTTTGAGCTGCGGGATGATATTAAGATCGGTGAACCGTTCAGTGTG ATATTGACGGTCAAAAATCGATCATCGGAAAACCGGCACGTGGTAGAGGGATCGCTTCACGTCGATACCGTACTGTACACGGGCAAAGATCGGGAAAGCGTAAAGGTGGACAAATTCTCCGTCACACTAGAACCTGGCACGGAAGAGTCCATCCGTATGATCGTTGAGTTCCACGAGTACTATCGCAAGCTGCGCGATCAGGCAGCATTCAACATCTCCTGTATGGCGACCGTACTCGATACGGAGTTTGAGTTCTACGCGCAGGATGATTTCCGTGTGCGCAAGCCGGATATAAAGATATCGCTGCTTGGTAAGCCAGTATCGCAGGCACCTGTTGATGTGCAGTTTACGCTTGAAAATCCGCTCCCGATACCGCTGCACAAGGGACTGTTCCATCTGGAAGGTTCGGGTATTGGCAAGCCGCTTCTTTTTAAG CACGCTGAAATTGCACCCGGAGAGAAGGTCACCAACACGTTCACTATGACACCACCGTACTCGGGACGGTTGACACTCGCTGCCAAGTTTACCTCGAAAGAGCTGGACGATGTGGACGGCTTCTTGGCGTTCCTCGCCCATCCACGACCGGAGGATATCATCACGGAGGTGGAAGATAACGCAATCGTTGCCCGGACGGACGTGATCGATTAG
- the LOC1280051 gene encoding annulin: protein MSTTSTNYRIWPARKVVTNSAIKDVLKIESINLCFDENGKTFHTSHYEAMTKPRPTKRPRQLIVRRGAPFEVRLLTNRRFDPTVDTMVLVVSIVSYGSEKPCFGNGTETYVLVSVATDGTAPAEPDELAEDWRAVVVDSKDKEKGKVELTLQIMIPSYTPVWRWSIQFHTRLDTTDAKSMTEIKEPLFVLFNPWCKNDAVYMEDEAWRSEYILDDSTAICKPASKGLHMSSWFLGQFEANVLDSALYIVEQVANVKAPISGNPVLVIRALSGALNTADGTGVLQGNWSNNYEGGTAPTSWTGSAKILQEFYDTGERVKYGQCWVYAGLLTSVCRAIGIPSRIITNFESAGDHDASLSIDYFVDDSEKTGAGMTVDSIWNYHVWSEVWMQRKDLHNPTYDGWQAVDATPQVLSDGMFKCGPCPVSAIKQGHVHVPYDGEFIYAEVNADVIYWSIGNDQNPPKPLEISTAQVGKNISTKAIGSGKREDVTERYKYPEDSKEERDVMKTAMKYSSQRFSSAGLAKRLLGAMVNDSNGTEDAIQLEIKCDEELTLGTTFQIEVVVTCASAVSSVEVTGKLVLRDSDYTGRDMATLKVTPFAIKLEPRESKSIIVPLEYGEYKTMDTHKTNLRAICTAEVKGSDRTYFKLKNFHLSVPAIELSVVEHSTSGPIAVQVDLSNPLPVPLTGGRFVVEGSRYTDPMEKKYESIPAGETVQFIYPINLSHKGKMVVTASFVSKELKNVHGDLTIDIP, encoded by the exons ATGTCTACCACCTCTACCAACTACCGGATATGGCCGGCTCGAAAAG TGGTGACGAACAGTGCGATAAAGGATGTGCTGAAGATCGAGTCAATCAATCTGTGCTTCGATGAGAACGGGAAAACCTTCCACACGTCCCACTACGAGGCGATGACGAAACCGCGACCGACAAAACGTCCCCGCCAGCTGATCGTAAGGCGCGGGGCTCCGTTCGAGGTGCGATTGCTTACCAACCGGCGGTTCGATCCGACCGTCGACACGATGGTGCTGGTAGTTTCGATCGTTTCGTACGGCAGCGAGAAGCCATGCTTCGGCAATGGGACGGAAACGTACGTGCTGGTGTCGGTGGCGACGGACGGGACAGCACCGGCCGAACCGGACGAGCTGGCGGAGGATTGGCGAGCGGTCGTGGTCGATAGTAAGGATAAGGAGAAGGGAAAGGTGGAGCTGACGCTGCAGATTATGATACCGTCTTACACGCCCGTCTGGCGGTGGTCGATTCAATTCCACACCCGGCTGGACACGACGGACGCGAAGAGCATGACGGAGATCAAGGAACCGTTGTTTGTGCTGTTCAACCCTTGGTGCAAGAACGATGCGGTGTACATGGAAG ATGAAGCTTGGCGTTCAGAGTACATCCTGGACGATAGTACGGCCATCTGCAAGCCCGCCTCGAAGGGGCTGCACATGAGCAGCTGGTTCCTCGGCCAGTTCGAGGCGAACGTGCTCGACAGCGCGCTCTACATCGTGGAGCAGGTGGCCAACGTGAAGGCCCCGATCAGCGGCAATCCGGTGCTGGTGATCCGTGCCCTTTCCGGCGCGCTCAACACGGCCGACGGGACCGGTGTGCTGCAGGGCAACTGGAGCAACAACTACGAGGGCGGCACGGCCCCCACCTCCTGGACCGGGTCGGCCAAGATACTGCAGGAGTTTTACGACACCGGGGAGAGGGTCAAGTACGGCCAGTGCTGGGTGTATGCCGGGCTGCTCACCAGCGTGTGCCGTGCGATCGGCATCCCGAGCCGGATAATTACCAACTTCGAGTCGGCCGGCGATCACGATGCGTCCCTGTCGATCGACTACTTCGTGGACGATTCGGAAAAGACGGGCGCCGGCATGACGGTCGACTCGATCTGGAACTATCACGTCTGGAGCGAGGTGTGGATGCAGCGGAAGGATCTGCACAATCCCACCTACGACGGGTGGCAGGCGGTGGACGCGACGCCCCAGGTGCTGTCCGACGGCATGTTCAAGTGCGGCCCGTGCCCGGTCAGTGCGATCAAGCAGGGCCACGTGCACGTCCCGTACGATGGGGAGTTTATCTACGCGGAGGTGAACGCGGACGTGATCTACTGGTCGATCGGGAACGATCAGAATCCACCGAAGCCGCTCGAGATCAGCACGGCACAGGTGGGGAAGAACATCAGCACCAAAGCGATCGGGTCAGGCAAGCGAGAAGACGTGACGGAGCGGTACAAGTACCCGGAGGACTCGAAAGAGGAGCGCGACGTTATGAAGACGGCGATGAAGTACAGCAGCCAGCGGTTTAGCAGTGCGGGGCTGGCAAAACGGCTGCTGGGGGCAATGGTGAACGATAGCAACGGCACGGAAGATGCAATCCAGCTCGAGATCAAGTGTGACGAGGAGCTGACGCTGGGCACGACGTTCCAGATCGAGGTGGTCGTGACGTGCGCCAGTGCGGTCAGCTCGGTGGAAGTTACGGGCAAGTTGGTGCTGCGCGACTCCGACTACACTGGGCGCGATATGGCAACACTGAAGGTGACACCGTTCGCCATCAAGCTGGAACCGAGGGAGTCGAAATCGATCATCGTGCCGCTGGAGTACGGCGAGTACAAAACGATGGATACGCACAAGACCAACCTACGGGCGATCTGTACGGCGGAGGTGAAGGGTAGCGATCGGACGTACTTTAAGCTGAAAAACTTCCACCTTTCCGTGCCGGCGATCGAGCTGTCGGTGGTCGAGCACAGTACGTCCGGACCGATCGCGGTACAGGTGGATCTGAGCAATCCACTGCCCGTTCCGCTGACTGGTGGCCGGTTCGTGGTGGAAGGCTCGCGCTATACCGATCCGATGGAGAAAAAG TACGAGAGCATACCGGCCGGCGAAACGGTGCAGTTTATCTATCCGATCAATCTATCCCACAAGGGTAAGATGGTAGTTACGGCATCGTTCGTTTCGAAGGAGCTGAAAAATGTGCACGGAGATCTCACCATTGATATTCCTTAA